Proteins encoded by one window of Halococcus hamelinensis 100A6:
- a CDS encoding DUF7116 family protein, with protein sequence MGTVTTTPSEEARSIFADLGYTVSKSDDGLRAERKWRVVHVTAADDSTTLPDSGDLRCFVAWKESAAALRERLLDATPDYDWAVIGVDTGGDYEVLHPSFGPSLAA encoded by the coding sequence ATGGGGACTGTTACCACGACCCCGTCCGAGGAGGCCCGGTCGATCTTCGCCGACCTCGGCTACACCGTCTCGAAGAGCGACGACGGCCTGCGGGCCGAACGCAAGTGGCGCGTCGTCCACGTGACCGCCGCCGACGACTCGACGACGCTTCCCGACTCCGGCGACCTCCGGTGTTTCGTCGCGTGGAAGGAGAGCGCCGCCGCCCTCCGTGAACGCCTCCTCGATGCGACTCCCGACTACGACTGGGCGGTGATCGGGGTCGACACCGGTGGGGACTACGAGGTACTCCACCCCTCGTTCGGGCCGAGCCTCGCCGCCTGA